The proteins below are encoded in one region of Luteitalea sp.:
- a CDS encoding tetratricopeptide repeat protein, with translation MILVLFVVRSFVVRTSVVGLVLSFVVASIASADSREALQKAAWLAQEGRLDEAEQQARLALADPETSAAAYSVLGAIRFQQKRLDESADFLQKAIELEPRLAGAHLSLAQVYTVQGKPELTLGLFERVLELDPSNATARLALAVSATENGDYERSLKLAAPVLPALKQSPDGLLLLATNYLKTGNQTAARELLEDWARLANVPQELSIKLGLLLVQEGLVSESITTLERASEAGPSSYELAFNLAGAYLLNKEPARALEAYDKALELRPDSLAALQQAASIAERQGELERSLSYWIRARKVKPDNPEILLGFGRVCLKMDLLEDAEPALDKAARLKPDEAAYQYTLAAAKVGKKQFEAAQGLLERLVEKQPDDPQVQYGLGSVLYIRGRLDEAAEHLRESIRLQPKQLASYHYLALVDRDQGRDSEAIETFERLLQRYPDHGPSREVLGELLMGARRYREAEINLRRAVGLDPKSVKANYQLGLLLARMGRKEEANEQLELAKSLRKEDQATSRLQLRILDPDR, from the coding sequence GTGATCTTGGTGCTCTTCGTGGTGAGATCCTTCGTGGTGAGGACCAGCGTGGTGGGCCTAGTGCTGTCCTTCGTGGTTGCCTCCATCGCAAGCGCGGACTCGCGCGAGGCCCTGCAAAAGGCGGCATGGCTCGCCCAAGAGGGTCGGCTAGACGAGGCGGAGCAGCAGGCGCGGCTGGCGCTCGCCGATCCAGAGACGAGCGCCGCCGCCTACTCCGTGCTCGGTGCGATTCGGTTTCAACAGAAGCGACTCGACGAAAGCGCCGACTTCCTCCAGAAAGCCATCGAGCTCGAGCCCCGCCTGGCGGGTGCGCATCTCAGCCTTGCGCAGGTCTACACCGTTCAAGGCAAGCCAGAGCTGACGCTCGGGCTGTTCGAGCGGGTTTTGGAGCTGGATCCCTCGAATGCGACCGCGAGGCTTGCGCTGGCGGTCTCGGCGACGGAGAACGGCGACTACGAGCGCTCGTTGAAGCTGGCCGCGCCCGTGCTGCCAGCCCTCAAACAATCGCCCGACGGTCTGCTCCTCCTCGCCACCAACTACTTGAAGACGGGGAATCAGACCGCCGCAAGGGAGCTATTGGAGGATTGGGCGCGTCTTGCCAACGTTCCTCAAGAGTTGTCCATCAAGCTCGGTCTACTGCTCGTACAAGAGGGCCTCGTCTCTGAATCCATCACGACCCTCGAGCGCGCCAGCGAGGCTGGCCCATCGTCGTACGAGCTGGCGTTCAATCTCGCTGGCGCGTACCTGCTCAACAAGGAGCCTGCGCGAGCGTTGGAGGCCTACGACAAGGCACTCGAGCTGAGGCCCGATTCGCTGGCTGCGCTGCAGCAGGCAGCCAGCATCGCAGAGCGGCAGGGCGAGCTGGAACGCTCGCTTTCCTACTGGATTCGAGCCAGGAAGGTCAAGCCAGACAATCCTGAGATTCTGCTCGGCTTTGGTCGCGTCTGTCTGAAGATGGACCTGCTGGAGGACGCCGAGCCGGCGTTGGACAAGGCGGCACGCCTGAAGCCAGACGAGGCGGCATATCAGTACACGCTTGCCGCCGCGAAGGTTGGCAAGAAGCAGTTCGAGGCAGCCCAAGGCTTGCTCGAGCGCCTTGTCGAGAAGCAGCCAGACGACCCGCAGGTTCAGTATGGGCTGGGATCGGTCCTGTATATCCGGGGTCGTCTAGACGAGGCCGCCGAGCACTTGCGCGAGAGCATTCGGTTGCAGCCAAAACAGCTCGCGTCCTACCATTACCTTGCGCTCGTCGACAGAGACCAAGGCCGCGATAGCGAGGCCATCGAGACCTTCGAGAGACTGCTCCAGCGCTATCCCGATCACGGGCCATCCCGCGAGGTCTTGGGGGAGCTCCTCATGGGTGCCCGCCGGTACCGCGAGGCCGAGATCAACCTGCGGCGAGCGGTCGGTCTCGATCCGAAGTCCGTGAAGGCCAACTACCAGTTGGGTCTGCTCCTGGCGCGGATGGGTAGGAAGGAAGAGGCGAACGAGCAGCTCGAGCTGGCGAAGTCTCTCCGCAAGGAAGACCAAGCCACGTCGCGCTTGCAGCTTCGCATCTTGGACCCCGATCGATGA
- a CDS encoding DASS family sodium-coupled anion symporter — protein sequence MDQWRWVAPVLVGGAVWLLPHSGFTPGSWGLLALFAGTVCALITRPIASGAVVLLSVTASNLLGLVSIQDALSGFANVTVWLIVAAFLFARGITQTRLGERIAYHAIGRFGGTPLRLGYSIVLADLVMAPVTPSNTARAGGVLFPITLSVARAFGSEPGPTASRMGAFLMKTLYQGDLVVSAMFLTATAPNPLVAELARQSAGTEVTWTMWAVAASVPGVVALIVVPLVVYRLCPPTLRDTRPAQLLAAERLRQMGPMGRNERLMLAVFSLVLVLWLSAAWHGVSPTAVAYLGLGALLLTRVLDWQDVLAEKGAWDALLWFGGLIMLAGQLSKAGLPKAFATASAGLVGGWPWWAALAALIVVYLYSHYAFASLVAHATAMFPAFFAVALGLGAPPLLAALSLGFFSSLNAAITHYGTGPAPIVFGAGYLTQGQWWRIGFVLSLVHLVIWLPLGFAWWKVVGLW from the coding sequence ATTGATCAGTGGCGCTGGGTGGCGCCGGTTCTGGTCGGCGGCGCCGTCTGGCTGCTGCCGCACAGTGGGTTCACGCCGGGGAGCTGGGGGCTCCTCGCGCTGTTCGCGGGCACCGTGTGCGCGCTGATCACACGCCCAATCGCGTCCGGCGCGGTCGTGCTCCTCTCGGTGACCGCATCGAATCTGCTCGGTCTCGTCTCTATCCAGGACGCGCTCTCGGGCTTTGCCAATGTCACGGTATGGCTCATTGTCGCGGCGTTCTTGTTCGCGCGGGGAATCACCCAAACACGGCTAGGGGAGCGTATCGCGTACCACGCCATTGGCCGCTTCGGCGGCACCCCGCTCCGTCTGGGCTACTCCATCGTCCTGGCCGATCTCGTGATGGCGCCGGTGACGCCGTCGAACACGGCACGCGCTGGCGGCGTCCTGTTTCCCATTACCTTGAGTGTCGCACGCGCGTTCGGGTCGGAGCCGGGCCCGACGGCGTCCCGAATGGGCGCGTTTCTGATGAAGACGCTCTATCAGGGGGATCTCGTCGTCTCGGCGATGTTCTTGACCGCAACGGCCCCAAACCCTCTCGTCGCGGAGCTCGCGCGACAGAGCGCTGGAACAGAGGTGACTTGGACGATGTGGGCGGTTGCCGCGTCGGTGCCGGGCGTCGTGGCGCTCATCGTGGTGCCGCTCGTCGTGTACCGCTTGTGCCCACCGACCCTACGGGACACGAGGCCCGCGCAGCTGCTGGCCGCCGAGCGTTTGCGCCAGATGGGGCCGATGGGACGCAACGAACGCTTGATGCTGGCGGTCTTCTCGCTGGTGCTCGTGCTCTGGCTGTCCGCTGCCTGGCACGGTGTGTCGCCGACCGCCGTCGCATACCTCGGCCTCGGGGCGTTGCTCCTCACACGCGTGCTCGACTGGCAGGATGTCCTTGCGGAGAAGGGCGCGTGGGATGCGTTGCTGTGGTTTGGCGGCCTCATCATGCTTGCGGGACAGTTGAGCAAGGCCGGTTTGCCGAAAGCGTTCGCCACCGCCTCGGCTGGTCTCGTGGGCGGATGGCCATGGTGGGCAGCGCTTGCGGCCCTCATCGTCGTCTACCTGTACTCGCACTATGCGTTCGCCAGTCTCGTGGCGCACGCGACGGCGATGTTTCCGGCATTCTTTGCGGTGGCTCTTGGCCTCGGTGCACCGCCGCTCCTGGCTGCGCTGAGCCTCGGGTTCTTCTCGAGCCTCAACGCTGCCATCACGCACTACGGTACTGGCCCGGCACCCATCGTGTTCGGCGCGGGCTATCTCACGCAAGGCCAGTGGTGGCGGATTGGATTCGTGCTCTCGCTCGTGCACCTGGTGATCTGGCTCCCGCTCGGCTTCGCGTGGTGGAAAGTTGTTGGTCTGTGGTGA
- a CDS encoding tartrate dehydrogenase: protein MKGYRIAAIPGDGIGGEVIPAAIQVLDAAGERSQVRLDWELFPWGSEYYVEHGHMMPADALDRLRSFDAIFLGAVGDPRLQDNVTLNGLLLPIRRGFDQYACVRPARLYPGVRGPLAGKRPGDIDFVVVRENTEGEYAQIGGVLHAGGPHEVAVQEAVFTRHGTERIIRFAFELVRRRDRKRLLTSVTKSNAQGFSMAFWDRVFAEIAREYPDIRTESLLVDAACMDLVRRPESFDVLVASNLFGDILTDLSAAVTGSLGLAPSANLNPPRTFPSMFEPVHGSAPDIVGRGIANPMATMLAGAQMLDFLGETVAATLVEGAVVGILADQRILTPDLGGTSTTEAVTNAVVARVRRPQT, encoded by the coding sequence ATGAAGGGTTACCGAATCGCGGCAATTCCAGGGGACGGTATCGGAGGGGAAGTGATTCCGGCGGCGATCCAGGTGCTCGACGCCGCGGGCGAGCGGAGTCAGGTACGGTTGGACTGGGAGCTGTTCCCCTGGGGCTCCGAGTACTACGTCGAGCACGGTCACATGATGCCGGCGGATGCCCTCGATCGGTTGCGGTCGTTCGACGCGATCTTCTTGGGTGCGGTGGGCGATCCGCGCCTGCAGGACAACGTCACGCTGAACGGCTTGTTACTGCCGATCCGCCGGGGGTTCGACCAGTATGCCTGCGTACGGCCGGCGCGGCTCTATCCCGGCGTCCGCGGCCCGCTCGCCGGGAAGCGACCCGGCGACATCGACTTCGTCGTCGTCCGCGAGAACACCGAAGGGGAGTATGCACAGATTGGAGGCGTGCTGCATGCCGGCGGACCGCACGAAGTGGCCGTCCAGGAGGCGGTGTTCACGCGTCACGGCACCGAGCGCATCATCCGCTTCGCGTTCGAGCTGGTGCGGCGGCGAGACAGGAAGCGGCTGCTCACGTCAGTCACGAAGTCGAACGCGCAAGGCTTCAGTATGGCGTTCTGGGATCGTGTCTTCGCCGAAATCGCACGGGAGTACCCGGACATCCGTACCGAGTCGCTGCTCGTGGATGCCGCTTGTATGGACCTCGTACGCAGGCCCGAGAGCTTCGACGTCCTCGTGGCGTCCAATCTCTTCGGTGACATCCTCACGGACCTGAGCGCAGCGGTCACGGGCAGCCTCGGCCTGGCGCCGAGCGCGAACTTGAACCCGCCCAGGACGTTTCCTTCGATGTTCGAGCCTGTACACGGCTCGGCGCCTGACATCGTTGGTCGTGGCATTGCCAATCCGATGGCCACGATGCTCGCGGGCGCGCAGATGCTGGACTTCCTGGGAGAGACTGTGGCAGCCACGCTGGTGGAAGGTGCCGTGGTCGGCATCCTGGCTGATCAGCGCATCCTCACGCCGGATCTCGGTGGCACGTCAACGACCGAAGCGGTCACGAATGCTGTCGTCGCACGCGTGCGCCGGCCACAGACGTGA
- the neuC gene encoding UDP-N-acetylglucosamine 2-epimerase (hydrolyzing) gives MPATKRTIAVLTTSRADFSHLCWPLRAIAKHPELEPRLIVAAAHLSPEFGLTVGEIEREGFSIHETVECLLSSDTDVGMAKTIGVATLGLADVLGRMRPDMLLLIADRYEMLAPAAVALALRVPIAHIEGGEVTEGAIDDAVRNALTKLSHLHFTPTDAARRRVVAMGEEAWRVHCVGAPSLDHVSHSELHSRQALERRLGISLEERFFLVACHPVTLRPDPLEEPAAVLRALGAVEEQLIFCFPNADAHSRLLIEDIRQFCQTDDRARLFVNLHPVDYWSLLALATLVVGNSSSIIMESPALRVPAVNVGSRQEGRQRAGNIIDAPADPEAIRRALEKAADPSFRASLAGLHNPYGDGRAGERIATVLAEAPLGERLLCKRALPLGEEEGRLAFVQT, from the coding sequence GTGCCCGCTACGAAACGAACGATCGCTGTACTCACCACGTCGCGCGCGGACTTCAGTCATCTGTGTTGGCCGCTGCGCGCCATCGCCAAGCATCCGGAGCTGGAACCACGCCTGATTGTGGCGGCGGCGCATCTGTCGCCAGAGTTCGGGCTCACCGTTGGTGAGATCGAACGCGAAGGGTTCTCAATCCATGAAACCGTCGAGTGTCTGCTCAGCTCCGACACCGACGTCGGCATGGCCAAGACTATCGGTGTTGCCACGCTGGGCCTCGCGGATGTGCTCGGCCGGATGCGGCCCGACATGTTGCTCCTGATCGCAGACCGGTACGAGATGCTGGCGCCGGCGGCGGTGGCCCTCGCGCTACGGGTGCCCATCGCCCATATCGAAGGAGGCGAGGTGACCGAAGGGGCGATTGACGATGCCGTGCGCAACGCCCTGACAAAGCTGTCGCATCTCCATTTCACGCCGACCGACGCAGCCCGACGCCGGGTGGTGGCCATGGGAGAGGAAGCGTGGCGCGTGCACTGTGTCGGCGCGCCCTCGCTGGACCATGTCTCCCACAGCGAGCTTCATTCGCGACAGGCGCTCGAACGGCGACTGGGGATCAGCTTGGAGGAGCGATTCTTCCTGGTGGCGTGTCATCCGGTCACGCTGCGTCCGGATCCACTCGAGGAGCCGGCCGCCGTGCTGCGCGCGCTGGGAGCGGTCGAGGAGCAGCTCATCTTTTGCTTTCCGAACGCCGACGCCCATAGTCGTCTGCTGATCGAGGACATCCGCCAGTTCTGCCAAACAGATGATCGCGCACGATTGTTCGTGAATCTCCATCCCGTGGACTACTGGAGCCTCCTCGCGCTCGCGACGCTCGTCGTCGGCAATTCCAGCAGCATCATCATGGAATCCCCTGCCTTGCGCGTCCCAGCCGTGAACGTTGGAAGTCGGCAGGAGGGCCGCCAGCGTGCGGGCAACATCATTGACGCCCCTGCGGATCCAGAGGCCATCCGCCGGGCTCTCGAGAAGGCCGCCGATCCCTCCTTCCGGGCGAGTCTCGCTGGGCTGCACAATCCCTACGGTGACGGGCGGGCTGGCGAGCGCATCGCTACCGTGCTCGCGGAAGCGCCGTTGGGTGAGCGCCTGCTGTGCAAGCGCGCTCTCCCGCTTGGCGAGGAAGAGGGCCGCCTGGCATTTGTTCAGACGTGA
- the fabF gene encoding beta-ketoacyl-ACP synthase II produces the protein MPESRSLQRRVVVTGVGLVSPLGVGTEATWHAILAGRSGIGPITSFDASRYAVRFAGEVEAFDPLQWLEKKEVKKCGRFIQFALAATSMAVAESGLRVGAENAARIGVIIGSGIGGFEVIEREHRLLLERGPDRVSPFFILSAIVNLAAGQVSVRLGAKGPNSAVATACTTGAHAIGDAFRLIQGDHADAMIAGGTEASITPLGIAGFAAMRALSTRNDAPQSASRPWDVQRDGFVVGEGAGILVLEEREHARRRGAGVLAEVVGYGMNADAHHPTAPPEDGEGVGRVMTVALEDAGLSPRQIQYLNAHATSTPLGDRAEAAAIERVFGEHTSSLRVTSTKSMTGHLLGGAGALEAGLTVLSLRDRIVPPTINLEQPDEDNRLNLVAQRAVPLAIAHAMTNSFGFGGTNASLIFAQPE, from the coding sequence ATGCCGGAGTCGCGATCGTTGCAAAGACGAGTCGTTGTTACAGGCGTAGGGCTGGTTTCGCCGCTCGGCGTTGGAACCGAGGCGACGTGGCACGCCATTCTTGCCGGACGATCGGGTATAGGGCCGATCACGTCGTTCGACGCTTCACGCTATGCAGTCAGGTTTGCCGGTGAAGTGGAGGCCTTCGATCCGCTGCAGTGGCTCGAGAAGAAAGAAGTGAAGAAGTGCGGGCGGTTCATCCAGTTCGCGCTTGCTGCCACCTCGATGGCCGTCGCGGAGAGCGGCCTTCGCGTGGGCGCCGAGAATGCGGCTCGCATCGGTGTGATCATCGGGAGCGGCATTGGCGGCTTCGAGGTCATCGAGCGGGAGCATCGACTGCTGCTCGAGCGCGGGCCGGATCGCGTGTCTCCCTTCTTCATTCTCTCGGCGATTGTGAACCTGGCCGCCGGGCAGGTGTCCGTGCGCCTGGGCGCCAAGGGGCCGAACTCCGCGGTGGCCACGGCCTGCACGACCGGCGCCCATGCGATTGGAGACGCGTTTCGTCTGATTCAAGGCGACCATGCCGACGCGATGATCGCCGGCGGCACCGAAGCGAGCATCACGCCGCTCGGGATCGCGGGGTTCGCTGCGATGCGAGCGCTCTCGACGCGCAACGATGCGCCTCAATCGGCGAGCCGCCCATGGGATGTCCAGCGGGACGGGTTCGTCGTCGGTGAAGGCGCCGGCATTCTGGTGCTCGAAGAACGTGAGCACGCGCGACGCCGCGGTGCTGGCGTGCTGGCCGAGGTGGTCGGATACGGCATGAACGCTGATGCCCACCACCCCACGGCGCCGCCCGAGGATGGTGAAGGCGTGGGCCGGGTGATGACCGTGGCGCTCGAAGACGCCGGACTCTCACCCCGGCAGATTCAGTATCTCAATGCGCACGCGACATCGACCCCGCTCGGTGACAGAGCGGAAGCCGCGGCCATCGAACGGGTCTTCGGTGAGCACACGAGCTCGCTACGCGTGACCTCGACAAAGTCGATGACCGGCCATCTGCTCGGCGGCGCGGGGGCGCTCGAAGCGGGCCTCACGGTGCTCTCGCTCCGCGATCGAATCGTACCGCCGACGATCAACCTCGAGCAGCCAGACGAGGACAACCGGCTGAACCTGGTGGCGCAGCGCGCAGTGCCGCTGGCGATCGCGCATGCGATGACGAACTCATTCGGCTTCGGAGGCACGAATGCGAGCCTCATCTTTGCGCAGCCGGAATAA
- a CDS encoding c-type cytochrome produces MLGSRTDLFERRDNVLERNSAAAGNPMTSRSCLFVSVIVASTVLPVLLNGRQPQSAAKAPGSAHVRLSRPEAASLAREAREEVKVDLPAGIELTLWASEQLVNDPVAIDIDPAGAAYVTSTARNNLPLDIRGHEDWMATVHTLRSVDDLRAFYRREMAPERSEENEWIQDLNLDGSRDIRDLAELKERVIRVRDTDDDGLADTADTVAEGFNESPVWDVLGGVLHHEGDLIVGVPPGVYRLRDLNKDGRVDEQITISEGYNTHPAFGGHGISGVMVGPDGRLYWEVGDMGLHVVDKTGRRWSYPNQGAVLRSELDGSNFEVFATGIRNLQEFAFDEHANLISVDNDGDHQGETERLVYLPYGSDSGWRSNWQYGKYTDPRNNRYNVWMDEQMFKPRHAGQSSHILPPVAPWHAGPSGMAYNPGTALSDDWQRHFFVSSFPGSADNARVYAFTLKEQGAGFAMDTESVLLRGILVVGMTIGPDGALYLTDWITGWDSKNNGRVWKLDGSTAAALPIRKEVRTLLREDFARRTAGKVGSLLRHADMRVRQKAQFELVRRGDVATLVDTARDPAHPLARLHGLWGVAQLARRETRHASHIVPFLTDDDSEVRAQAARMLGDVRYGPAADALMPLLKDPAPRVRFFAAEALGRLAHEPAMTPLLEMLAENGGSDVYLRHAGSLALASVGDGDRLGSLSTHRSPAVRTAAVIALRRMRHAGVARFLADEDDAIVTDAARAINDDGSIPAAVPQLAALLGKATVANEPLLRRAINANLRVGTAEAVERLAAFAAEESRLDELRAEAIAALGVWPSPSPMDRVDGFYLDAVDVSSHAAPTASSPAGATVSSRAGSAASSPVGPTQASGDSARKTSGLAAARLAVQRLLGSASNGSAAAQSTTVRVAITEAAGLLELEAASPALLAQLESDPAPSVRLASLQALQALKVENMNELMDTALADTDPDVRRAALAVLPELPISAAAKVEHLSAIVRSGSIEEQQGALELLGSLKTPESRRLLGSYLDDLSAGTMAPELQIDLVEAVQEDDSKALVGRIDAYVTARNADTVVAGFREGLLVGGDARRGRRLFLANAAAECTRCHAIQGRGTDVGPELTEIGSALSREELLDALIAPNSRIASGFGLVGITLESGERIGGVLHEESDADVTILVGDPPTERRVSKADIAERTDPVSAMPPLGLTLAPRDVRDLVAFLATLK; encoded by the coding sequence ATGCTCGGGTCGCGCACCGACCTTTTCGAGCGCCGTGATAATGTTCTTGAGCGCAATAGCGCAGCTGCAGGCAATCCCATGACTTCTCGGTCGTGCCTCTTCGTGAGTGTGATCGTCGCTTCAACCGTCCTCCCCGTCCTCTTGAACGGCCGGCAGCCGCAAAGTGCGGCCAAGGCGCCGGGCTCGGCTCACGTGCGCCTCAGTCGGCCGGAAGCGGCCAGCCTCGCGCGTGAGGCGCGCGAGGAGGTCAAGGTCGATCTGCCGGCGGGCATCGAGCTGACGTTGTGGGCTTCCGAACAGCTGGTCAACGATCCGGTTGCCATCGACATCGATCCGGCGGGCGCGGCTTACGTCACGAGCACCGCGCGGAACAACCTGCCGCTCGACATCCGCGGTCACGAGGACTGGATGGCGACCGTCCACACGCTTCGGAGCGTTGACGATCTGCGTGCGTTCTATCGCCGGGAGATGGCGCCAGAGCGCAGTGAAGAGAACGAGTGGATTCAGGACCTGAACCTAGACGGCTCCAGAGATATCCGCGACCTCGCAGAGCTGAAGGAGCGCGTCATTCGGGTGCGGGACACGGACGATGATGGGCTCGCGGATACTGCAGACACCGTGGCCGAAGGGTTCAACGAAAGCCCGGTGTGGGACGTGCTGGGGGGCGTGCTGCACCACGAGGGCGATTTGATCGTCGGTGTGCCGCCCGGCGTGTACCGACTGCGTGATCTGAACAAGGATGGCCGTGTCGATGAGCAGATTACCATCAGCGAGGGATACAACACGCACCCGGCTTTCGGCGGCCATGGCATCTCCGGCGTCATGGTTGGCCCCGACGGCCGGCTGTACTGGGAAGTGGGCGACATGGGGCTCCACGTCGTCGACAAGACGGGCCGGCGGTGGAGCTATCCGAATCAGGGTGCCGTGCTTCGATCCGAGCTCGACGGGTCGAATTTCGAGGTGTTCGCGACGGGCATTCGCAATCTGCAGGAGTTCGCGTTCGACGAGCACGCGAATCTGATCAGCGTCGACAACGATGGCGATCATCAAGGAGAGACCGAGCGTCTCGTCTACCTCCCATACGGCTCGGACAGCGGTTGGCGCTCGAACTGGCAATACGGCAAATACACCGACCCCAGGAACAACCGCTACAACGTCTGGATGGACGAGCAGATGTTCAAGCCACGGCATGCGGGACAGAGCTCCCACATCCTGCCTCCCGTCGCCCCGTGGCACGCGGGCCCGTCCGGGATGGCCTACAACCCAGGCACGGCGCTCTCCGATGACTGGCAGCGGCATTTCTTCGTCTCGAGCTTTCCCGGCTCTGCTGACAACGCACGCGTCTACGCGTTTACGCTGAAGGAACAGGGGGCCGGTTTCGCCATGGACACCGAGAGCGTGCTGCTGCGCGGCATTCTCGTGGTCGGCATGACGATTGGCCCGGACGGCGCGCTCTACCTGACGGACTGGATTACCGGGTGGGACTCGAAGAACAACGGCCGTGTCTGGAAGCTGGACGGCTCGACCGCGGCTGCGCTCCCGATCCGCAAGGAGGTGCGGACCCTCCTCCGCGAGGATTTCGCGCGCCGAACGGCAGGCAAGGTCGGCTCACTGCTGCGACATGCCGACATGCGCGTGCGGCAGAAGGCGCAATTCGAGCTCGTGCGCCGGGGTGATGTCGCGACGTTGGTCGACACGGCTCGCGATCCGGCGCATCCGCTCGCGCGTCTCCATGGCTTGTGGGGCGTGGCTCAGCTCGCGCGACGCGAGACCAGGCACGCGTCGCACATCGTGCCCTTCCTGACCGACGACGACAGCGAAGTGCGCGCCCAGGCGGCGAGGATGCTGGGGGACGTTCGGTACGGGCCCGCCGCTGATGCGCTGATGCCATTGCTGAAGGATCCCGCACCGCGCGTGCGGTTCTTCGCCGCCGAGGCGCTCGGCCGGCTGGCTCACGAGCCGGCGATGACGCCGCTCCTCGAGATGTTGGCCGAGAACGGCGGCAGCGACGTCTACCTTCGACATGCCGGGAGCCTCGCGCTCGCTTCCGTCGGTGATGGCGACCGGCTCGGGTCACTCTCGACGCATCGGTCGCCGGCCGTGCGCACAGCCGCCGTGATCGCGCTCCGCCGGATGCGACATGCGGGCGTGGCACGGTTCCTGGCAGATGAGGACGACGCGATCGTGACGGATGCCGCGAGGGCGATCAATGACGATGGCTCGATTCCGGCGGCTGTGCCGCAGCTTGCGGCGCTCCTTGGAAAGGCGACGGTTGCCAACGAGCCGCTTCTGCGTCGGGCAATCAACGCGAACCTTCGCGTCGGCACCGCCGAGGCGGTCGAGCGGCTCGCCGCGTTTGCCGCTGAGGAGTCTCGTCTCGACGAGCTGCGCGCCGAAGCCATCGCCGCGCTCGGCGTGTGGCCATCGCCGTCACCAATGGATCGTGTCGATGGGTTCTACCTCGACGCCGTCGACGTGTCTTCGCACGCGGCCCCGACCGCTTCCTCACCCGCGGGCGCAACCGTTTCCTCACGTGCCGGTTCTGCTGCGTCGTCACCTGTAGGCCCGACCCAAGCGTCGGGCGACAGCGCTCGCAAGACGAGTGGTCTGGCCGCGGCAAGGCTCGCGGTTCAGCGGCTACTCGGGAGCGCGTCGAATGGCAGCGCCGCAGCTCAATCCACGACGGTGCGGGTTGCCATCACGGAGGCCGCGGGCCTGCTGGAGCTCGAGGCGGCATCGCCGGCACTGCTCGCGCAGCTCGAGAGCGACCCTGCGCCATCGGTGCGGCTCGCATCGCTGCAAGCGCTGCAAGCATTGAAGGTCGAGAACATGAACGAGCTGATGGACACCGCCCTGGCAGACACGGATCCGGACGTGCGCCGCGCTGCACTGGCCGTCCTGCCGGAGCTGCCCATCTCGGCGGCGGCCAAGGTGGAGCACCTTTCGGCGATTGTCCGCAGTGGTTCCATCGAGGAGCAGCAGGGTGCGCTCGAGCTGCTCGGATCGCTCAAGACGCCGGAATCGCGTCGTTTGCTCGGGTCGTATCTCGATGACTTGAGCGCTGGCACGATGGCGCCAGAGCTGCAGATCGATCTGGTGGAGGCGGTTCAGGAGGATGACTCCAAAGCGCTCGTCGGCCGCATCGATGCGTACGTGACAGCGCGCAACGCAGACACGGTGGTGGCCGGGTTCCGCGAGGGGCTCCTCGTCGGGGGCGATGCCAGGCGCGGCCGGCGGCTCTTTCTCGCCAACGCGGCGGCCGAGTGCACCCGCTGCCATGCGATCCAGGGCCGAGGCACCGATGTTGGCCCGGAGCTCACGGAAATTGGCTCCGCGCTGTCGCGCGAAGAGCTCCTCGACGCGCTCATTGCGCCCAATAGCCGCATCGCATCGGGGTTTGGGCTCGTGGGCATCACACTCGAGAGCGGCGAGCGGATCGGCGGCGTCCTGCACGAGGAGAGCGATGCGGATGTCACGATCCTGGTCGGCGATCCACCCACCGAGCGCCGCGTCTCGAAGGCCGATATTGCAGAGCGCACGGATCCGGTGTCGGCCATGCCGCCGCTCGGCTTGACCCTGGCACCCCGGGATGTCCGCGACCTCGTCGCGTTTCTCGCAACGCTCAAGTGA